The sequence CTGTTCTTTTTTTAGAATGAGGTAAAAAAGTGTAACAAATACTTTACCTTTTGCAAACACCTTTCAACAATAATCAACATTAATATATACAATAGCTAACAGCacaacttattttcaattttgtacaaatacaCATAACTTTTAATGGaatctgtataaatatatttttgtctaaaaactatcgtttttgaccattttttaatatcatacatgtaaaatttatcaaatttttttcaatgtataacCTGGAATAAACCTGCCATTTTGTATAATGCCAAATTTTATGATAGTTTCAATAGATATACTCAATAAACTAGAATTAGAATGTCGTGTATATTGTGATGATGCCATTTTTAAACGCATAATTTCAGTGATCTGtttacaaaatgttttgttttttattggtagcaataatcaaataaaaatatgaaacggTAGAATTCAAAAACTCACAGTTAAAGAGTTTCATCTCTGGACATTTCATCAATACATTTTGTTGAACTAATTATCGACTTTCATTTGATTACTTCCAAATGaagtcatttaaaaaattaagccATACTAATGATGATGATAAACGCAAACAATTAGGGTTGAAAATAAAGGATTTATTCTGGTTAATACATAGAAAATTCTatctgtgaaaaaaaaaaatagtaatctAAGTCAATATTGAAATCCTAGAGAATCCTAagaattattgtaaatagtCCATGGTTTGTGCCAAGCTTTCTATAACTCTTGACATCTAAGTGCCATTGGTTaaagtaatgataaatatacATCCACATGTTAAAGGAACAGTTTAGCCTAAACATATTCTATACTACCTACTTAATCGGTAGGTTTTAGTATATTCCCAATAGACAAAACTGATTAATcgagttattttttaaaacatgcTGACTTATATTGATGGGTGTCGGgtataatattaattcatatagtttctttagttttctTTGCTTCTGTTTTGTAATTTTCCTTTCTCCTACTGTGGCAGTGTATATCTGTCTATAAAATTACCATTTTAATGTGGCAATGAATATTCTATTTAACTCAAACTGACATAAAATCCAATATTTTAACATCTGCCCACTGTTAAAATATGATGTTACTTGGATATTGGACCTGTTAATTTGTTTGTTCTTGtctaattgtttgttttttcccACCGCTGTTGTCATCCAAGCATGAGGGTGTTTTCAAATACTCCTATTCTGACAGTGGAGATAGAACGGTATGTACTGCACTTTATGTCACTGCAGACTCTAATTGCTATCTTTCTGCATGTagattccatttttttgttaagttCTTGTAACCTCCATGTTTTCTCTCCATACTGGAAATTTAGCTGAACTGGATGTGGTATCATTACAGGAAGCTTAAACTAGTTgcttgtaaaatatttaacaagcTATGGTCTTTAAAGATATTTAGATTTACCTAGGTGTTACACCGCAATCTTGAGAATCATTTTGCTCTCGTATCAGAGTTGTTTTCGACATCTATAGCTATTCAGTTGCAGAGTTCCATTGTACTCAAGTATCTGCACTATACTTAATTAAGTTAGATCTTCATTCTTGCTAAAGCATCCTTTGAGTTTTGGTTTCTAGAACAAGATGAACTGGAGTTTAATTCTCTCCTGAATCTACACTGTATATCCTTTGTAACTTcatgtaatgaaatttttggttCAGTTTGTACATActgtttgataataaaattttttatgcttcctagaatttgttttttggtaggaaaataaaactttttggtAAAATTGTTTTACAGGTGACTCAAATAAGCAATGTAGCAAACAAAAAGTTATCGTTATCAAGATTATTGTTGTAGTGTTCTGATGGTAATTTAATTATACCACCCATTTTATTACagaattgtttaatatttggttaccatatttttatttggttatcCTACTACCACATTATTGAATGagtgagaaaataattatacaattatttatatatacctATAAATTTGTGTTTGAAAACTATCTAGtcatataaatattctatttatacaattttgatGCATAATAAATAGCTATGattctatttcaatttattattgataccACAAAAATTCCTAGAGAACATTGTATGTTcaactatatataatataaggTAAAAGGTAAACTAAATAATGACTTATTCAATAGGCTAATAGATTACAGAGGAATTTAAAAGTCTATTTAATCAGTAAGTACAACAACCCAACATGATTTCTTTTACAGTGGtaagtacaaaatatattagaataaactaataatatatttagaacTTGCGAGTAAAGAATTAAGATTTGCTGGGAACTTGAGTTCTCAATTCTTGTAGAATAATAAATgactatttaattaataatttttttattttcaattaaacagAATATTAATTAAACATGAATAAAGTAGGAAGTTTATAAATTCAGAAAGTTAATTTATGATACCTAAGGTACTTTTTATATTtggtttattgtttattttacatttttgaccTTTTTTAAACTagattatctaaaaaaatttacatttctaAGGCACATTTGAATCCGAAATTGAATCAAAACAGCTAGTTTTGATCCATCTTCCTTTCATTCTTCTATTATTGGGCTGTGTAGCTGGAACAAGTACAGAATAGTGTATTTACTGAGAAATTAAACTAATTGCTTGAaagaatttaattcattttgcTTTATATTGAACCTGAAAATGATATTCTTCTTTTGAGTACATTGATCATATAAAAGGTTCGACATAAAAATTCTATGTTAAATTGGGGAAAACAATTACtcatatttttaatcatattcaTTCTATTGGagatttgaattattaaacTTACAACTTCTGCTATATCAACCCATTGAAGTGCTTGAGTTATAATATCATTATCGCTAGGCTCTTTATCCCAATTCCAATgcgtgatttttaaaaacttattggTAACATGAAATTTCCTTTCACATTTGTCAGTTTCGGGTCGTAGACTTTCGTGTAAAACAATTCCGACATATCCATCTGGTAGATCTATTATTTTTCCAGATAAAGGGTATCCTCTAAAGGAAGCATGCAAGGCTGAAACAATGGTGATGTGAACTTATTAGTACAAAAATCAGGAGTCAGTACTTACTTCCATACTTTTTGGTGCTGATATTACTattgaaatatctttcaactttGGCATCACAATCTGCATGAATTTTAAATGGTAAACTTTGAACAttactagtttttttattacaatctaaattatttttcccgCTATTTATATGAATCGTTGCCATTTTGGACTGAcggtttatattttcttctttttatgtCCAGCGTAGTATCCCTCTAAACCATTAACTAGTCTTTTATCTATGGTATTTGTGTACAGTCAGTTGTAGTTGGAGAACGAGTTGAGTGGTGGccaaaaataatcatttctaaatataaatatcaaattcgaCAATTTATATCAAACAT comes from Diorhabda carinulata isolate Delta chromosome 8, icDioCari1.1, whole genome shotgun sequence and encodes:
- the LOC130897150 gene encoding ribonuclease H2 subunit C isoform X1, with product MATIHINSGKNNLDCNKKTSNVQSLPFKIHADCDAKVERYFNSNISTKKYGTLHASFRGYPLSGKIIDLPDGYVGIVLHESLRPETDKCERKFHVTNKFLKITHWNWDKEPSDNDIITQALQWVDIAEVLHSPIIEE
- the LOC130897150 gene encoding uncharacterized protein LOC130897150 isoform X2; this translates as MFKVYHLKFMQIVMPKLKDISIVISAPKTLHASFRGYPLSGKIIDLPDGYVGIVLHESLRPETDKCERKFHVTNKFLKITHWNWDKEPSDNDIITQALQWVDIAEVLHSPIIEE